CCGTCAACGCAAAAGCGGAAGCGGCCAAATTTACGATCAACTGGTTATCGACTGCCGGGACCGGCGTATTCGTTGCGGCGCTGCTTTCCGGTTTCGTACTCAAGTTGAGCGCGGCGCAATGGAAGGAAGCGTTCATGCAGACCATGCGGCGCATGAAAATTCCGGTGCTGGTGATTGGCCAGGTGCTGGGGCTCGGATTTCTGACGCGCTACTCGGGTACGGATGCGGTGTTGGGTCTTGCGTTCACGCATGCCGGCTTTCTCTATCCGTTCTTTGCAGCGTACCTTGGCTGGCTCGGCGTGTTCCTGACCGGCTCCGATACGGCGTCCAACGCCCTGTTCGGCAGCTTGCAACGAATTACCGCTCAGCAGCTCAACCTGAATCCGATACTGATCGTCGCGACGAATTCCACGGGCGGGGTGATGGGCAAGATGATCGATGCGCAGTCGATCATGGTGGCGTGTGCGGCCTGCTACGACGATCCTAAGGAGCGGTCTTTCGCGTTAGGGCCGATCTTCCGGACGGTGTTCTTCCATTCGATCGCGGGGGCCGCAGTGATCGGCATCATCGCGATGCTGCAGGCGTATGTGTTTCCGTGGATGATTCCCCAATAAAGAGGAGGGGGGCCGCCCGCGATCGCATCGCAGGCGGCCCCGTACACCAGGTATCGTTTGCCGATTTACTTGGCGTCGTCGTTACCGGCTGCAAGGTGGGGGAACATCGCAGCTTGCTGTGCTTGCCGCGGCCGGATAAACAGCGCCGTCACCACTAAAGCCGCTACGCAGAACGCGGCGAGCGCGCAGAGCCCATCCGCATAGCTGTTCGACGAGCGTTTGAACAAGCCGACGAGATAAGGGCCTGCAAATCCGCCCAGATTGCCGATCGCATTAATGAACGCAATGCCCCCCGCAGCTGCCTGGCCACGAAGATAAAACGACGGCAGCGACCAGAAGGGCCCCTTGCAACCGAAGATCCCGATCGCGGCCACGCTCAGCGCCACAATCGACCAGACCGACGCGCCCAGTGCGCCGGCGGCGATCAGACCGCCTGCGGCCAGCACCATCGTCGCAGCGAGGAACCAGCGCCGTTCGTTGAAGCGGTCGGACAGGTTGCCCACGATCAGCATGCCGATACATCCCGCGATATACGGAATCGACGTGATCAATCCGACGGTGACGTTGCTATAGCCTTGCTGCTTGATGATTTGCGGCAGAAAGAACGAAAGCCCAAGGTTCGCGCCCGTCGCGCAGAAGTAGATGAACGCGAGCATCAGCACGGTCGGATTCAACAGCGCTTTGCCGAGGCCGCCAATCTTGCTATCTGACGATGCCGAAGCGTCGTCTGCCGCCAGTTCCTTGCTAAGCCATTCGCGCTCGCTCTCAGTCAGCCAGGTCGCGCGCTCCGGACGGTCCGTCAGCAGGCGCAGCGCGAAGAAAGCGCCGATGATCGCGGGCAACCCCTCGATGATGAAAAGCCATTGCCATCCCTTTATGCCCAGCATGCCGTTCATTTGCAGAATCAGCGTAGAGAGCGGCGCGCCGACTGCAATCGAAACGGGAATAGAAAGCATGAACGCCGAGACGATACGTGCGCGATAACGGACGGGAAACCAGTACGTCAGATAAAGAATCACGCCCGGGAAAAAGCCCGCTTCCGCGAGGCCCAGCAGAAACCGTAGCGCGATAAAGCTCGTCGGCCCGGTCGCGAGCGCCATTGCACAGGCGAACACGCCCCATGTCAGCAGGATGCGCGCAATCCATCTGCGGGCGCCGACCCGCACCATCATGACGTTGCTGGGAATTTCGAAGATAAAGTAACCGACGAAGAAGATGCCCGAGCCCAAGCCGAACAGATAAGGCGTGAGACCGATATCCTTGTTCATGGTCAATGCCGCAAAGCCGACATTGATGCGGTCGATAAACGAGATCACGTACAGAACCATCAGAAGCGGGATCACTCGCCAGAAAATCTTGCGAATGACAGTTTTTTCGCTGAGCTGTTGCATGGTGTCCATGGGTGCTGGCGTTGGGTGACGGGAGGGCCGGGCTGGCTAGAACCGTAACGAAGTTTCGAGCTGGGGCACGCGTGCGTGAGCGGCGTCTCCCACCTTGAATACCGCTACCGAATTGCGTAGCAGTTGAGCCTGCTCGGCCATGGATTGCGCCGCCGCGGTCGCCTGTTCGACGAGCGCGGCGTTTTGTTGCGTGACCTGATCCATCTGCGTGATGGCCCGGTTGACCTGGTCGATACCGGTGCTCTGCTCGTCGGAGGCGGCCGAAATCTCTTTCATGATGGCCGTGACGCGCGCCACCGAGCGGACCACTTCGTCGATCGTGCTGCCCGCTTCTTCGACCTGCTTCGAGCCCGAACCGACGCGCTCGACCGACTCGCTGATCAGCTCCTTGATTTCCTTCGCGGCCGTGGCGCTGCGCTGCGCGAGCGTGCGAACTTCACCCGCTACCACAGCGAATCCGCGCCCCTGTTCGCCCGCGCGCGCCGCTTCGACAGCGGCATTGAGCGCCAGGATATTGGTCTGAAACGCGATGCCTTCGATAACCGTGATGATCTCGGCCACCTTCGACGAGCTATCGGTAATGCCGCGCATCGTCTCGACCACGCGTCCGACCACCTCGCCGCCGCGCTGTGCGACGCGTGAGGCGTCGCCCGCAACCGAGGTGGCCTGCCGCGCGTTTTCGGCGTTCTGGCGGACTGCTCCGGTCAGCTCTTCCATGCTCGATGCGGTTTCCTGCAACGACGCAGCCTGTTCTTCGGTGCGGCTGGACAGATCGGTCGTGCCGGAGGCGATTTCGTCGGTGGCGGTGGCAATCGAATCGGCGGACACCATGATCTTGCCGATCATCTGCGTCAGGTGTTCCTGCATTTGCCGCATCGAGTACAGCATGCTTTCGCGATCGCTGGGCACCGTTTCGACCGCCGCGCTGAGGTCGCCGTTGGCGATTTGCGTGGCGATCCGCGCGGCCTGCGACGGGTCACCGCCAAGACTGCGGCGCACACTGCGGCTAATCAGTATCATCGCCGCCGATACGACCGCGCCGATGGCGAGCACGATCAACAGATATTCGAGCAGTAACCGGTGAAAGGCCGCGGCGACGTCAGTCAGGTACAGACCGGAATCGATGTACCAGTCCCATGGCTTGAACTGTTTGATAAAGGAGATCTTGGTTTCGTAGGTAAAGCCGGATCCGCCCGAGCTATTTGGTACGCGCCCCTCGAATTCCGCGTAGCCTTCGCCGTCTGCGTTCTGAGCGGCGCGCACCTGTTCGACGAACAGCAGCTTGCCGTTCGGATCCTTGTTCTCCCGTACATCCTTCTTGAGCAGATCGGGCAGCACCGGATGCATCAGCACCCGCGGATACGAATCCATGATGAAGAGGTAACCGCCCTTGCCGTATCGCATCGCTTTGAGGCGAGCGATGGCCTGCTGTTTGGCGTCTTCGACGGAAATCTCATGGCGGTCGGCGCGCGCGGCGAGATCGGCCACAACCGCCGTCGCCGATTCGACCACGCTTCGGATGGTGGCCTTGCGCTCCTCGAGCATCGTTTTGTGCGATTCGAACACCGCGCTGCCGGCAAGCAGCAGAAGACCTACCCACATGACGGCGAGCGCCGCCCATAACTTTGCATTAAGACTCAGACGACTCACTTCTGTTTCCTCCGCGTCATCTCGATCGACATACTGAACCTGGTCAGGATTTGCCCGGGTTGTTAAAACTGCCTTTGTGTTATCGGTAGGCGTTCAGGCGTTCTTGAGATTAAACTCGCGGAACTATCGATACGAGGCGTCGAGATTTTGTTTTTGTAATTGATTGTTGGTGATACGTAATTGGCGGGCGCTTGTTCACGCCCGCACTTTAATGCTTTGCTGTAAGGCTTATTGAATCTCGCTAAGGCGCTTCGTCTGCCGCCTGACAAGGCGCTCGATATCGGCGATATCGGTGGCAGAAAGCTTGGGACCGGGTTTGCGCAACGCCGCCGAAGCGATCACGCCGCGCTGCGCCATGATGTGCTTGCGTACCGCTAGGCCGATGCCCGACTGCTGCTCATAGCGCGCGAGCGGCAGGTAGGCGTCGAACAGGTCGTGTGCGCGTTCGATATCGCCATTCGCATGGGCCTTGCATACGTCGACCATCATCTCGGGGTAGGCGAAACCGGTCATCGCACCGTCGGCGCCGCGCGTCAGTTCTTCAGGCAGAAAGAGACCGCCGCCATTGCCGGTCAGGATCGAAACACGCTTGACCTCGCCCTTATCGCTCGCCGCGCGGATAGCCGAGAGCTTCGCGAGGCCCGGACAATCTTCGTGCTTGAGCATCACGCAGGTCGGCGAGTTCTTGAGGATTCGCAGCACCACGGGCGTGGACATCTGCACACCCGTTGAGACCGGATGATCCTGCAGAACCCACGGGCAAGCGTCGCCTAAGGTCTCGTTGACCATGTCGAAATAGGCGACGATCTGGTCGTCGGTGCGCAGTGTCGGAGCTGGAGCAACCATGACGCCGGAGGCGCCCATGTCCATCACGCTTGCGGACAGTTCGCGCATCGGCGCGAAACCCGCGGCCGATGCGCCGACCACCACCGGCACGCGATCGGCCACGCGCGCGAGTACGCGCTTGACGAAGGTGCGCGACTCGTCGGCCGTCAGCTTGGTCGCTTCGCCGAGGATGCCGAGAATCGTCAGGCCGGTTGCGCCGCGCTCCAGATAGAAATCCACCATGCGATCGGTACTCTCGAGATCGAGTGCGCCGCTATCGGTGAAAGGCGTCACCGCGATCAGAAAAACGCCTTTGGCAGTGGGATTCAACAGGTTGCTCATGAAGTCCTGCTCCTGGTTAAGTTCAACCTCGCGATGCGGTGTATCGATGCCGCGCTGGCGCTCAACGTTCAAACGCTGGCGATCAGTCCGCCATCGACGCGAATCACCGAGCCGGTGATGTAACCGGCCTGCTGGCTCGCGAGGAACGTCACCGCCGCCGCATACTCGCGCGGATTGCCATAGCGTCCAACCGGAATCGACGCGACGCTTTCCGCACTGACTTCCTCGACACTGCGCCCTTCGCGCTTCGCCTTCTGTTCGTCTAGGAACGTGATGCGCGGCGTGGCGATACGCCCGGGCAGCACGATATTGGTCGTGATGCCGTCGCGGCCCACTTCGCGCGCGAGCGTCTTCGACCAACCGACGAGCGACATACGCAGCGCGTTCGAAATGCCGAGTCCGGCGATCGGTGCGACCACGCCCGACGACGTGCTGGTGATCACGCGGCCCCACTTGCGTTCACGCATGCCGGGCAGCACCTGATCCGTAATCGCAATGACAGACATCACCATCGACTGAAAGCTTTTCGTCCACAGATCGACCGACTGGCCCGCGGCCGGCGTCGGCGGCGGTCCACCGGTATTGTTGACGAGGATGTCAATATTGCCGAACGCGTCGCGGATCGCCTCGATCCGGCTTTCGACGATGCTCAGATCGGACAGATCCCACTGCAGCGGCAGTGCTTCGGCGCCCGCGGCGCGGATGTCCGCAACGGTCTGCGACATGGCGTCTGCATTGATGTCGGCGACGGCGATGCGCGCGCCTTCGGCCGCCAGCGCTCGCGCAATGGCGCCGCCGAGGCCGCCCGCCGCGCCGAATACGAGTGCGGTTTTTCCAGCAATTCCCAGATCCAAGGTGCAACTCCAAAGATGGAAGGTGATGAGGCGGCCGACGTGATGGCGATCAACCTGTTGGCCGGTTAGTATAGGCAACGGGAAGTTCGATACAAAACGGATAGTTTCTAGTCTGAGCATCGAAAAGATTGATACATGATCCGCAATCTCCGCACCTTCGTCGTAGCTGCTGAAACCGAATCGTTCTCGGCGGCCGGTAACCGGCTGGGTTTGACTCAATCCGCGGTTAGCACGCAAATACGGCGGCTCGAGGAAGAGTTGGGCTATGCGTTGTTCGACCGCACGGGTAAATCGGTCACGCTAAGCAGCGAGGGCCGCGACGTGCTCGATCAGGCGGCGCGCATTCTGGAATCGTTCGAGGGCCTGAAGCAGGGCCCGGGCGGCACGGCGCGACGCGTGATCAACGTGGGCGCCATTTCCACCGTGCAGAACAGCTTTCTGACGAAAGCCTTGCTGCGGTTTCGCCGCGAGCACGCGAAGGCGAACATCAATATCGTGCCGGGCACGTCGATCCAGTTGCTCACGCGCGTCGATTCACAAGATCTCGACGTTGCGGTGATGATCAAACCTCACCTCGGCTTGCCTGCCGATCTGAAGTGGCTTCCGCTATTGCAGGAACGCTACGTCGGCGTGGCGCCTGAAGGTTCACCCGACGATCTGGGCGAACTCTTTCGCCAGCAGCCCTTTATTCGTTATGACCGGCGTTCGCACGGTGGCCACCTCGTGGACCGCTTTTTGAAGCGGCATGGTTTGTGGACCATGGATAGCATCGAAGTGGACGAGCCGTCAGTGATCCTGAGAATGGTGAGCGAGGGCTTGGGATGCTCGATTATTCCCGGCGAACTGATTCCGGTGGCGCGTACGGCGGGGATCAAGGTGATTGCATTGCCGGGTCACCCGCTCGCGCGTGAGATCGGCATTCTGATCCGGCGATCGGCGATGAACCGGCAGCCGGCGCTGGCACTCATTGAAAGTCTTACGGCTGAAGCGCAGGCGATGCGAAGTTAGTGCGCGGGTTCAAACGTCAAAGAGATGGCGAGGATCGCGGTCACTTTGACTGCGGCTGTGGCTGCGGTGCGCCAGCGCGAATGGTGCCGTTCGCACGGCCGACGAAGTACCGGTAGATATCGTCGATGTGCCCGGCAATCTGCGGGTTGTCGCGATACGCGGGCATTCCGCGCGGCGGGTCGCCGTCAAGGACCATGCGGTCAAACATCTCACGGCTTTGCGTGCGCGCGTAGTCGACAATCGACGGTGCGGCCAGCCCTTCGTAATCCTTGCCATGACAGCGGGCGCAGTCGACCGCGCGCAGGATGCGCCAGGTGCTGACGATGTTATCGTTGGATGGCGGACGGTCGGCCTGCCCGGAGCCTGCATGGGTGCGTATCGGCATGGCCGCCGCAATGAAAATCAAAGCGACGGACGTGACGCGCAGTACCCCGGCGCGAGCCGCATGCTGTTGTGGCTGTTCATGAGTCATCGACGGCTATAACAGCGCGCGAAACCAGCGCACCACGAGCGGCCCGACGATCACGGCCCACGCCATTACGCACATGAGAAGCGCGACCATCACGGCCGCGCTGCCGAGATCCTTCGCGCGGCGCGACAGTTCGTGGCGTTCGAGCGAGATGCGGTCGATCGCCGCTTCGAGGCTCGAATTGAGCAGTTCGACGATCAGCACGAGCAGCACCGACGCGAGCAATAGCACACGCGAGGCTGGATCGACGGGCACGGCGAGGCCACACGGTATCAGGATCGCGGCGAGCGCGAGTTCCTGGCGAAAGGCGCTTTCTTCACGAATCGCGACGTGAAATCCGGCCAGCGAGTTCTTTACCGCGCGCCAGCCGCGCATGAGACCGCGGCTGCCTTTGTACGGATTGAACGACAACGGCGAAAGTGGATCGTCGGGGGAGAGCGGCTCGGGCGGCGGGACGTATGGCGGCATAGGTCTGCGTGTCGCGTGCTGTTGAATGAATGATGAGATAAACGTAGCGATGCGAATTAATTGACCTGCGCCTGAACCGAATGCTGCCTGGCAGTTTGCGTACGAGGCCGCTGCGTGAACGGGTCGACGTCGTGCCAGTTGGCTTGCGAGCTGAATACGCCGAACAGGTCGTCGGAAACGAAGCGCGGTTTGGTATCGAGATTGTGCAGAAGCGATTCGTCGTAGATCGATGCGATGTCCGCGGGCGCATATCCCATCAGTTCCATCAGCGTCGGCGCGATGGCGAAATGCGAGCCATGCCCCGGGAAGCGCTGCGACACGCCGGTGAAGCGTTGCCTCAGGCCTGGGTCTTCCGTGGCGACCATCAACGGAACGATGCCTTCCTGAGGATCGACATTGCTGGCGGAACTGCAATGGGTCAAGTGTCCCGGGCTGAAGTTCTGGCCATGGTCGGACGTGTAGATCATCGTCATGCCGTTCCAGTTCGCGTCGCGTGTCAGCTTCGCCATGGTTCGATCGGTCGACCAGCGCACGGCACTGGCATAGGTTGCAAGCGTGGCCGGATCGTTGCCGACGAAATTGCCGTCGATGGCAACGGGAGGCTTTTTGTCGCCGGGCGCGTCGTTCACGTAAGGGAAATGGGCGCCATTCTTGTTCGCGTAGATAAACACGCGATCGCCGCGGCTCAGTTCGGACAACGTGATACGGACGAGTTCGTCGTCGAGCTGGTGCGTGGGAATGCTCGCGTCCAGTTTGTAGAGACGGTCGATCGAGTTCGTCTCCGCGGGCGTCATATAGTTTTGCAGCTTGCCATAGGCGCTGATAAAGCCGGCCTGCGCGTCGATATAGACGGTGCGGAATCCGGCCGCTTTCGCGTATTGCCAGACGGTCGGGTTCGTCGTGATGCTGGTCGAGAGATTGCGCGGGTTGGCCATAAAGCGCAGCAGCGCGTTCGAATTGTTGGAACAATTGCTGCCCGACACCGCAGGACTGAAATCGATCCAGGGCTGGCGCACCGCGGCCCATTCGGGGGTGTATGGGTTGCCCGGTTCGAGGCTCACATGGTCGGCGCGCACGCTTTCATCGACCATCAGAACCAGCGCGCGGACCAGTGGCGTACCCGGCGTCAATTGCACCTGATGGCGGTCGGGAAATCGGCCGGTGTCGATCTTGTAGGCGGCGAGGACAGTGAGCGACAGTGGCGCAAACTGCTTGGGCATGGCATCCGAGCCTTTGCCGTCGCGATAAAGCACGACGAGGATCATAAGCACGATGGGCAGCAACGGTGCCATGGAAAGCGCAAACCGCATCGGGCGATGAACTTCGGTGGACAAACCGGTTGGCATGGAGAACGCCACGAAGCTCACAAAGAAGACAGTCAGCGACGGTACGATCGCGCCGGAATAGAAATCCAGTGCCCGATTCGTGTCATGGCGGGCGGACCAGAAGTTCAGCACATCGAATATGAAGAACTCGGATTGCTGAACCGCATAGTAGGCAAAGGCCGCCGTCCCGGCGACGCTGAGTGGAACCGCCCAGAACAGACGCACGACAGGGGAGGGATGGAAGGCGGCGGCGAGAATGGCGGCAAGCGAGAGGATCCAGATCGCGCCGAATATCACAAGCGTTATTAAACGCTTATCGACAAGCAGAAAATGCGCGCGACTGAATGCGCCATGGTTCGTGGCATTGATCACCAGAAGCAGTAATCCGATCTTTACCAGCAGAGTTGGCTTAAGTCTCATGGACCCCTCTCGCTCTCGATGACGAGTTGTCCCGGAGGCAGTGCCTCTGCCGTCACGGTCGCGGTTTTATCCTGCTCATGAAGCGCTGCTCATGAAGCGCGACCATGGGAATCGAAATGCGCCGGTCGCAGAGTTCAATGAAACGCGACCGGTGGCGTAATGTAAATCGTAAAAGCCCCGGCTTTGCGCGCTAGCACACAAATGTGTCATTCGCGTGACTGCGTGACTAAAGTTGCGGGTCGAGCAGCGCGACAACGCGCTCCAGCAGCTTTTCGACGAGTGGGCGGCGGCGCCAGTCGTCGAGCGTGATGCGTTTTGCGTGGGCGATGTCGGCGTCGAAGATCGCTGTTTGCTGCTGCGCAAAATCGCGGTCGTAGATGTTGAGATTCGCCTCATCGTTGAGCTTGAACGAGCGGTTATCAAAGTTAGTCGAGCCAACCGATACCAGATACTCGTCGACCACAAGCAGCTTGCAGTGGAACATCGTCGGCTGGTACTCATGCATCTCGACGCCTGCCGCGAGCAGGTCGCCCCAGCACGCACGCGACGCCTCGCGCACCGTATGGGTGTCGATGCGCTTGCCGGGCGTGATAATGCGCACCTTCACGCCGCGTTTTGCCGCTTCGACGATCGCGTTGATCGTCAGCTTGTCGGGCACGAAGTACGCGCTCGACAAGTGAATGGAATGCGTCGCGGCGGTGATCGCCATCAGGTACATCAGCTGCATATCGTCGCTGCCGCCCGACGGCGAACTGCTGAACATATGCGCGAGGCCGTCGCCCGCGGCGCCGATCTCCGGAAAATAGTGCGGGCCATGCAGCACATTCCCTGTTGCTTTGACCCAGTTGTCCATAAAGACCGCCTGCATCTGTCCGACGGCAGGGCCTTCTACACGAAAGTGCGTGTCGCGCCAGTGCTTCTCGTCCTGTGCGTGCCCCGTCCATTCGTCGGCGATACCCACGCCGCCTGTGAAGCCGATGCGTCCGTCGATCACGAGCAGCTTGCGGTGGGTGCGGTCGTTCATGCGGCCGAGGCCTGTCCAGTGCGGCTTGTGATACTGAATCACTTCGGCGCCGGCGTCTCGCAGCATCTGCAGATAGCGCTTGTCCATCTTCGAGGAGCCGACCCAATCGAGCAGCACATGCACGGCGATACCCGCGCGTGCCTGGTCGGATAGCGCTTGCGCAATGTCCTCGCCGATCGCGCCGGACCAGTAAATGAAGGTTTCGAAAGTGATTGTGTGACGCGCCGAGCGGATGCCTTCCAGCATCGACGGAAAGATCTCGTCGCCGTTCACAAGCACGTCGAAGCGATTGCCTCCGACGACCGGCGGCCCGAGCAGCAGCCCCATCGAGCGCATGAACTGCGGATCTTCGCTGGGATACAGCCGTTCGATCTTGTGCTCGATCTTCTTTTCGCCGCTCGTCAGGTTCGCGATCAGCAGTACGACGACGAGCGTTACTACGACGGTCAGGACAATCAGGGCAATCGTCGGCATGCGCGGGCCTCGCGTAGCGGACATCCGTCCGGAACCGTTAGTGTACGACGGTCATTCCTGTGCCTGAGCCCTGCCGCTTTCAAGCCCGCGATCAGGCTTGCATTCGGACCTTGATTCAGAGGTCTTGATTCACGCCTGCATACGCGGCACAAAAGCCTGCTGCTGGATATCGCCACGGCGGGCAACAATAGCCGTACTCTCCGGCACTTCTTCCCAAGCATCGGGCAGGTCAACCAGCGGCTCCGACAGCACCAGAAAAGCATCTTCGCCAGCTGCCGCAATGCGCGGATCGTGCGGATAAAGCTCATGCAGATGCCTGAACGACGTGC
The genomic region above belongs to Paraburkholderia edwinii and contains:
- a CDS encoding SDR family oxidoreductase, translated to MDLGIAGKTALVFGAAGGLGGAIARALAAEGARIAVADINADAMSQTVADIRAAGAEALPLQWDLSDLSIVESRIEAIRDAFGNIDILVNNTGGPPPTPAAGQSVDLWTKSFQSMVMSVIAITDQVLPGMRERKWGRVITSTSSGVVAPIAGLGISNALRMSLVGWSKTLAREVGRDGITTNIVLPGRIATPRITFLDEQKAKREGRSVEEVSAESVASIPVGRYGNPREYAAAVTFLASQQAGYITGSVIRVDGGLIASV
- a CDS encoding methyl-accepting chemotaxis protein — encoded protein: MWVGLLLLAGSAVFESHKTMLEERKATIRSVVESATAVVADLAARADRHEISVEDAKQQAIARLKAMRYGKGGYLFIMDSYPRVLMHPVLPDLLKKDVRENKDPNGKLLFVEQVRAAQNADGEGYAEFEGRVPNSSGGSGFTYETKISFIKQFKPWDWYIDSGLYLTDVAAAFHRLLLEYLLIVLAIGAVVSAAMILISRSVRRSLGGDPSQAARIATQIANGDLSAAVETVPSDRESMLYSMRQMQEHLTQMIGKIMVSADSIATATDEIASGTTDLSSRTEEQAASLQETASSMEELTGAVRQNAENARQATSVAGDASRVAQRGGEVVGRVVETMRGITDSSSKVAEIITVIEGIAFQTNILALNAAVEAARAGEQGRGFAVVAGEVRTLAQRSATAAKEIKELISESVERVGSGSKQVEEAGSTIDEVVRSVARVTAIMKEISAASDEQSTGIDQVNRAITQMDQVTQQNAALVEQATAAAQSMAEQAQLLRNSVAVFKVGDAAHARVPQLETSLRF
- the cls gene encoding cardiolipin synthase; amino-acid sequence: MPTIALIVLTVVVTLVVVLLIANLTSGEKKIEHKIERLYPSEDPQFMRSMGLLLGPPVVGGNRFDVLVNGDEIFPSMLEGIRSARHTITFETFIYWSGAIGEDIAQALSDQARAGIAVHVLLDWVGSSKMDKRYLQMLRDAGAEVIQYHKPHWTGLGRMNDRTHRKLLVIDGRIGFTGGVGIADEWTGHAQDEKHWRDTHFRVEGPAVGQMQAVFMDNWVKATGNVLHGPHYFPEIGAAGDGLAHMFSSSPSGGSDDMQLMYLMAITAATHSIHLSSAYFVPDKLTINAIVEAAKRGVKVRIITPGKRIDTHTVREASRACWGDLLAAGVEMHEYQPTMFHCKLLVVDEYLVSVGSTNFDNRSFKLNDEANLNIYDRDFAQQQTAIFDADIAHAKRITLDDWRRRPLVEKLLERVVALLDPQL
- a CDS encoding MFS transporter, with protein sequence MDTMQQLSEKTVIRKIFWRVIPLLMVLYVISFIDRINVGFAALTMNKDIGLTPYLFGLGSGIFFVGYFIFEIPSNVMMVRVGARRWIARILLTWGVFACAMALATGPTSFIALRFLLGLAEAGFFPGVILYLTYWFPVRYRARIVSAFMLSIPVSIAVGAPLSTLILQMNGMLGIKGWQWLFIIEGLPAIIGAFFALRLLTDRPERATWLTESEREWLSKELAADDASASSDSKIGGLGKALLNPTVLMLAFIYFCATGANLGLSFFLPQIIKQQGYSNVTVGLITSIPYIAGCIGMLIVGNLSDRFNERRWFLAATMVLAAGGLIAAGALGASVWSIVALSVAAIGIFGCKGPFWSLPSFYLRGQAAAGGIAFINAIGNLGGFAGPYLVGLFKRSSNSYADGLCALAAFCVAALVVTALFIRPRQAQQAAMFPHLAAGNDDAK
- a CDS encoding dihydrodipicolinate synthase family protein, producing the protein MSNLLNPTAKGVFLIAVTPFTDSGALDLESTDRMVDFYLERGATGLTILGILGEATKLTADESRTFVKRVLARVADRVPVVVGASAAGFAPMRELSASVMDMGASGVMVAPAPTLRTDDQIVAYFDMVNETLGDACPWVLQDHPVSTGVQMSTPVVLRILKNSPTCVMLKHEDCPGLAKLSAIRAASDKGEVKRVSILTGNGGGLFLPEELTRGADGAMTGFAYPEMMVDVCKAHANGDIERAHDLFDAYLPLARYEQQSGIGLAVRKHIMAQRGVIASAALRKPGPKLSATDIADIERLVRRQTKRLSEIQ
- a CDS encoding sulfatase-like hydrolase/transferase, which translates into the protein MRLKPTLLVKIGLLLLVINATNHGAFSRAHFLLVDKRLITLVIFGAIWILSLAAILAAAFHPSPVVRLFWAVPLSVAGTAAFAYYAVQQSEFFIFDVLNFWSARHDTNRALDFYSGAIVPSLTVFFVSFVAFSMPTGLSTEVHRPMRFALSMAPLLPIVLMILVVLYRDGKGSDAMPKQFAPLSLTVLAAYKIDTGRFPDRHQVQLTPGTPLVRALVLMVDESVRADHVSLEPGNPYTPEWAAVRQPWIDFSPAVSGSNCSNNSNALLRFMANPRNLSTSITTNPTVWQYAKAAGFRTVYIDAQAGFISAYGKLQNYMTPAETNSIDRLYKLDASIPTHQLDDELVRITLSELSRGDRVFIYANKNGAHFPYVNDAPGDKKPPVAIDGNFVGNDPATLATYASAVRWSTDRTMAKLTRDANWNGMTMIYTSDHGQNFSPGHLTHCSSASNVDPQEGIVPLMVATEDPGLRQRFTGVSQRFPGHGSHFAIAPTLMELMGYAPADIASIYDESLLHNLDTKPRFVSDDLFGVFSSQANWHDVDPFTQRPRTQTARQHSVQAQVN
- a CDS encoding c-type cytochrome, whose protein sequence is MIFIAAAMPIRTHAGSGQADRPPSNDNIVSTWRILRAVDCARCHGKDYEGLAAPSIVDYARTQSREMFDRMVLDGDPPRGMPAYRDNPQIAGHIDDIYRYFVGRANGTIRAGAPQPQPQSK
- a CDS encoding LysR family transcriptional regulator → MIRNLRTFVVAAETESFSAAGNRLGLTQSAVSTQIRRLEEELGYALFDRTGKSVTLSSEGRDVLDQAARILESFEGLKQGPGGTARRVINVGAISTVQNSFLTKALLRFRREHAKANINIVPGTSIQLLTRVDSQDLDVAVMIKPHLGLPADLKWLPLLQERYVGVAPEGSPDDLGELFRQQPFIRYDRRSHGGHLVDRFLKRHGLWTMDSIEVDEPSVILRMVSEGLGCSIIPGELIPVARTAGIKVIALPGHPLAREIGILIRRSAMNRQPALALIESLTAEAQAMRS